The Streptomyces durmitorensis genome contains the following window.
CCCGGAGCCACCCCCGAGGTCGTGGCCCAAGCCCCTTGGCTACAGCCGGACTTCGCGGACGAACAGCGCGTCCTGCGGCTCGCGAGCCACAGTTTCGCGGTCGACGTCGCCGGACTGCGCGTGCTCGTCGACACCGGAATCGGCAATGGCAAGCGGCGGGCCAACCCCGCGTGGTCCAACCTGAACAGCGACTACCTGAAGCGGCTGACCCAGGCGGGGTTCGCACCCGATTCGGTGGATCTCGTCGTCCTGACCCACCTGCACACCGACCACGTCGGCTGGAACACCCGGTCTGACGGGGCCAGTTGGGTGCCCACCTTCCCCAACGCCCGCTACCTCACGACCCGCACCGAATGGGACCACTGGGCCGCCGTCGACATGGACGAGGCCCGGCGCCAGATGTTCCGGGACTCCGTGCACCCCATCAAGGACGCGGGCCTGCTCGACCTCGTCGACGTACCGCTCGACGGATCCGCCATCGACATCGCCCCGGGTATCCGCCTGCGCCCCACCCCCGGCCACACACCGGGCCAGGTGGCGGTGGAGCTGAGCAGCAACGGCGAGCGCGCGCTCATCACCGGTGACTGCATCCACCATCCCGTCCAGCTGGTCGACCCCGGCCTGGGAAGCTGCGTGGACACAGACCCCGCGGCGGCGGCAAGGACCCGCCGGGAGCTCCTCGGCTCACTCTCCGGCACCGGCACGCTGCTGCTCGGCAGTCACTTCCCGCCGCCCACGGCGGGCCATGTGGTCCCCGAGGGAGACGCCTACCGACTCGTCCCCGCCGCCAACGCCCCTGCGAGGGAGATCTCCGCTACTTGAGGTACGGGCCGTCCGCTCCCACCTTGCCCGGGGCCGGGTTGCCCGGCAGGTCGAGGACGTAGGCGCGCAGGTTGCCCTTGCCGGGGGACGCGACGGAGAGTCTCCGTAGAAGTCGTCGG
Protein-coding sequences here:
- a CDS encoding MBL fold metallo-hydrolase translates to MPTTAHHATPHTDAPTWTVGDITVHRVDEVPLPPQTGPWLLPGATPEVVAQAPWLQPDFADEQRVLRLASHSFAVDVAGLRVLVDTGIGNGKRRANPAWSNLNSDYLKRLTQAGFAPDSVDLVVLTHLHTDHVGWNTRSDGASWVPTFPNARYLTTRTEWDHWAAVDMDEARRQMFRDSVHPIKDAGLLDLVDVPLDGSAIDIAPGIRLRPTPGHTPGQVAVELSSNGERALITGDCIHHPVQLVDPGLGSCVDTDPAAAARTRRELLGSLSGTGTLLLGSHFPPPTAGHVVPEGDAYRLVPAANAPAREISAT